Part of the Brassica oleracea var. oleracea cultivar TO1000 chromosome C8, BOL, whole genome shotgun sequence genome is shown below.
GATCGATCCAGTAAACGCCTGCACGATTTCAGATATTAAATGAGCTTAAAGGAAAATATCAGATCTGCCCCAACAACTATACTAGTACTAGCAAGCACTTGAGCGGAAGAGATATGTAACCTTGTTGTTAGTATCAAACTTGGGCTCCGATTTCTGTATAGGTGACTGCACCAAAAAAAGTTGCCATAGTGGTTTGTGAGATTCTTGTTACAGGTTACGTTTTGTTTGTAGATAGAAAAGAAGAGAAGATTACAGTACAATGTTTTTTCTTACTTTCAACAGATCATCTACATGTTTGTGTGGATATCTCTCTGGTAAGACTTGAATAACTTTTTNNNNNNNNNNNNNNNNNNNNNNNNNNNNNNNNNNNNNNNNNNNNNNNNNNNNNNNNNNNNNNNNNNNNNNNNNNNNNNNNNNNNNNNNNNNNNNNNNNNNNNNNNNNNNNNNNNNNNNNNNNNNNNNNNNNNNNNNNNNNNNNNNNNNNNNNNNNNNNNNNNNNNNNNNNNNNNNNNNNNNNNNNNNNNNNNNNNNNNNNNNNNNNNNNNNNNNNNNNNNNNNNNNNNNNNNNNNNNNNNNNNNNNNNNNNNNNNNNNNNNNNNNNNNNNNNNNNNNNNNNNNNNNNNNNNNNNNNNNNNNNNNNNNNNNNNNNNNNNNNNNNNNNNNNNNNNNNNNNNNNNNNNNNNNNNNNNNNNNNNNNNNNNNNNNNNNNNNNNNNNNNNNNNNNNNNNNNNNNNNNNNNNNNNNNNNNNNNNNNNNNNNNNNNNNNNNNNNNNNNNNNNNNNNNNNNNNNNNNNNNNNNNNNNNNNNNNNNNNNNNNNNNNNNNNNNNNNNNNNNNNNNNNNNNNNNNNNNNNNNNNNNNNNNNNNNNNNNNNNNNNNNNNNNNNNNNNNNNNNNNNNNNNNNNNNNNNNNNNNNNNNNNNNNNNNNNNNNNNNNNNNNNNNNNNNNNNNNNNNNNNNNNNNNNNNNNNNNNNNNNNNNNNNNNNNNNNNNNNNNNNNNNNNNNNNNNNNNNNNNNNNNNNNNNNNNNNNNNNNNNNNNNNNNNNNNNNNNNNNNNNNNNNNNNNNNNNNNNNNNNNNNNNNNNNNNNNNNNNNNNNNNNNNNNNNNNNNNNNNNNNNNNNNNNNNNNNNNNNNNNNNNNNNNNNNNNNNNNNNNNNNNNNNNNNNNNNNNNNNNNNNNNNNNNNNNNNNNNNNNNNNNNNNNNNNNNNNNNNNNNNNNNNNNNNNNNNNNNNNNNNNNNNNNNNNNNNNNNNNNNNNNNNNNNNNNNNNNNNNNNNNNNNNNNNNNNNNNNNNNNNNNNNNNNNNNNNNNNNNNNNNNNNNNNNNNNNNNNNNNNNNNNNNNNNNNNNNNNNNNNNNNNNNNNNNNNNNNNNNNNNNNNNNNNNNNNNNNNNNNNNNNNNNNNNNNNNNNNNNNNNNNNNNNNNNNNNNNNNNNNNNNNNNNNNNNNNNNNNNNNNNNNNNNNNNNNNNNNNNNNNNNNNNNNNNNNNNNNNNNNNNNNNNNNNNNNNNNNNNNNNNNNNNNNNNNNNNNNNNNNNNNNNNNNNNGTTTTTACTAAATAGAATCGTTGTATGTGATTAGAGAAACATCACAATGTTTGCATAGAATATGTTGGATTAATGCATAAAACATATATAAAGAATAATAAATTCAATCTTCAACTCTCATATTGCAGGTAAAACATATTTGGTGAAGAAAAAGAGTTATTAGAATTGTTTGGATGAGTTCAGCAGACAATCTTATGTCGATTTAAACGTATAAATGGGTGTATTGTACAGATGGGAGTTCATCTTATTGAAGTTGTAATTAATGGTCGAGATACATTATATATTAAATTATTAACTAACGTATTGTAGTGTTCACAAAAAAACTAACTTATTGTGTCGATGGATGTGTTATGTGTACCTTATGAGAACACTTTATATTAATGTTCTTATTGTCACACAGAAATTTAAAATTTTAATGGGTGTTATGCGATAGTTATTGCAACCTACTGAATTTGTTGTGCTTTAATTTAGGAAATGTGTATTAAATTAGGAAAATCCAAAGAATGATTGATCAAAGTTAATTTTATTATCTATTTCAATGGCATTGTATTGTAAATAACTTGTAAGTTTTAGGGTTATTTCTTATTTGTACTTCTCTTTTAATAGATTAGATTATTATCTACTTCAATGGCATCGTATTGTAAATAACTTGTAAGTTTTAGGGTTATTTCTTATTTGTACTTCTCTTTTGATAGATTAGATGTTTTGGTTTTGTAATAATAACTTAAAATATGTTCTGCAGTTTAATATTTATGTTAAACGTTGAATATTAATGTTAATGGTTTCCCTATTTGATTAACCACCAAATTGAAAAGCCCTGAATTTTGAAGTGCACGGATATAGAAAATACCTCCCAAATTAGACAATGGAGAGACCAGTACATGATAGAATACATTGAACTTGCTCAAAAGCATTGTTCTTTTTGGCGTCAAACAATATTATTATTATTATTTATTATTATTATTATTAATTTTGTAACTAAGTTTTTTTTTTGTTTAAAAAATGTGTTTTCACCTTTTTACCGGGAATCCAAATATTGTAAATAGTCTCTCACAGCGTGAATCGAACCCGGATGGCAGAAATAACTAAATTATTTTGTTCTTATATATTTGTGGTATGTACTTTGTTGTAATAGCGCTTCATTTATATTCATTTATTTCGTGATTCTACACAGTTACAAAAGAAGTACCACTTTTTGGACGTCGCTTACATATATACTCTTAAAACTTTGGACATGAAAGTTATAAACTTAATCAAAAACATTAGTTTATTATGAGCTGAGGCCATGATGAACTTAGAAACCAAAAATGTATTTGCTTCCATCAGAGCCACGCAACCAATCCAAAGTTTGACACTTGTACATATACATGCAGTACCAGCCCTGGACAGAAGCGGTGGAAGCATGTGCTTCCGGTCCACTTTAGATTATGTAAAATTTCGGCCATTTTTTGATTGAAATATCTAGTAGCATGAATGGTTCATGGTTGTAATGCACTCAAATGAGGTGGACGGTTCGATTCTTAATACTGAAATTTATATTTTGGTGTTTAGTTGTTAATTTATAGGATTATAATTGAAGTTTGCTTCCGGCCCAAATTTTATTCGGACCGGGCCTGTATACATGCACTCGGCCTTTTAGATATATTATAGTATTTTGAGAAATATAAAGTATTTATATTATATTGAATCATGTATATAATCCGCTGATAAGTGGCGTACGAAATGGAAATACATATTTTCTGAAACAGCTTTTGTATTTGGACTTGTATATAATCTTGTCGTATCCTTTTTGTGTTGCTAAGTCTTGTTAGATTCGATGTACATCCAGTGGCGGATCTACTTTATGTAAGAAGGGGGCAGCTGCCACCACAAAAATATACAATTACACTTAAATGCACGAGGGTCACAAAAAGTTATGCAGGTTTGGTGGTTAAAAGTTATGTTTTGCCCCCACTGAGTCTGGGTTCAAATCCCCTTCTCCTCATTTTTTTTGAATTTCTTTTTTTATGCCTCCACTTAAAATATTGGGTGAATGTGTGGAATATACCAAATTAAGGTTCAAATTAGCTGAATGCTCATAATTATGGATAACCCAAAAAAGAGTAACTTTTTAACACTGCGCGGACGAAAATACCCTCATGCTTTATCGAAAACAAGTAACTCTAGATTTATCAGCTAAATATTTACATAGCAGGTAACAATCTACATATCAACTAACATATCAGCTAATAATTTCAATATCATCTAACAATCTATGTATCAAACAAATGTATCGAATAACAAATCATATATCAGTTAATGAAACTATTAACAATTAATTAGTTATCTATCAAATAGCCCCAAAACTATTTGTAACAGCTAACACTTCATGTATCGATTAAGAATCCATTAAAATCTAAATAATAGCAGGTAAGTAATAAAATACCTACTAACGTATATATAATCTAAAAGTTGATTGTGAGTCAAAATTAGAAACATTGGAATTGGGGTGAGATAATAAGATTAGCATTATGGATGTCAAAAGAATTAGAATAAAAAAATAAAGATTTGTGTTGAATTAGAAGATGATTTGAAGAATCTATACGAGAGATAAATAGATTAGAACACATAAAATGGAAAAGGGAAAAGGGAGAGAGATAGAGATAAGGGTATTATAGTCATAAAAAATATTAAAAAGAAACAAGGATATATGACAAATTATATGGGTTTTTGGGTGTATTCTTACCAATTACTCTAAAATATTTGCTGGATCCGCCACGGTGTACATCTATCCTCTAAAATTGTATAGTATAAAACTAAATATAAACATTAGGCGATTTGTTTATTGCATCATCTACATTAATCGAACTAGCTCATTTTTAGGTTCGTATGATTTATCAATCACGTATGTTTATACCATTAATCAACCATGCAACACGTAACATAAATTTTAATTCAGCAAATGGGAGACAAAAACGTGGTGGATGGGCTTAGTTTCTAGTTCTCAACAAGATCAGATTCAAGTTCATAGATGAGTATAGATTAAGAAAAGAGCATAAATTTTTTTACATATGAAGCATTGTAAATATGTAAACAAAGAGGTTTTTTGGATTGAATAAAATTTGACATTCGTTCAAAAAAAATAAAACATAAATTTTAAGAAAAAATCATGTCCTAGGAAAAGTTATTGACCGACGTAAAACTTACATTAGTCAAACTAGCTCATTTTTTAGGTTCGTATCATTTATATATCAATCACGTATGTTTATACCATTAATCAACCATGCAAATACGTAACATAAATTTTAAGAAAACTAATGTCTTAGAAAAGTTACTGACCGACGTAAAACTTAAAATGTTACTCTTCGTTAACTTTTTAGTAGTGATATATCCAGCTGAGTTATTAAGATTTATTCTTAAAAAGTTAAAACTTTTGTATATGGTTTTAAAAGTTGTTTTTAATATATATTTCGTTGCTTTGATGTTCTCGAAAGTTGAAACGGGGTTGATTTGAGCCAAGATTAATGTTTCTACATTGAGTTTCATCTATTTTCTCAGTCAGTTGATATATCGATACTACGTTAATTTCATGGCAGGTACGGACTTTACGTATTTTCAAAACAAAAAATTAAGAGCATCTCCGACGGGAGTTCTACCCATTGGAGTTCAAAAAATTCATATGTGTATAAGTATATGTTGTATATATGTACGTAGATGTGAGATCCATTATTTTGTGGAGAACCTCACCTTTAAGGTTGTTTTAAGAACCGTAGACCATGATTAATCCGGAGTTCTTAGAGTGGGGTTTTTAGCGGAAGTTAAGAAACTGTTTCTTAACTTTTAACTAAAAAAGTTAAGAACCGGTTCTTAAAGTCCTTATTACTAAACAGTTTCTTAACTTCCGCTAAAAACCTCATCCTAAAAACCCCGGGTTAATCATGCTCTTAAGGGTGAGGTTTTCCACAAAATAATGGACCCCACACTTACATACACATATACAACATATACTTATACACATATGAATCTTTAGACCATCTTTATCGGTGGTTTCCAACAGGGATTTTAGAGAAAAAGTTAGTGGCGGACCCCACATATCACCATAAAACCGATGCCAAAAGTGATCTAATAAGGATTGACTATTGTTGGTTTCAAGTACTGTTCGCGGGCCCCACTGACACGTGGCGGCCCGTGGTTGGTTTTTTTTTTATTTTATTTTTTTTGTCCCAAAAAAAAAAAATTAAGAAACTCTTCAACCTATTTTGCGATAATCATGTTCTTAGAACTCCAATGGGTAGAACCCCCATTGGAGGTGCTCAATATCCTCTTTTTTATTTTACAATGAAGTTAATAAGTATGTAATCCAATTACTGTAGTTGTTTTTCTACTTAAAACATTTGACAAAAGAAAAACAAATTAAAAGAGGAAGACATAGTTGATACATATTGATAAGGGAGAGAGAAAGAGATGACTATGAAGATGAGAACGTAGTCATGTGTTAGGTCCTAAGCAAGGAGAGAACGGCAGCTCCTGCTTCTTTGCATGAAACCTCTTCTCTTCTCTTGCCACGACTCATCTCCCCATACCCTCTCACACTTCCTCCCTTCAACTTTTGTCCACTTATTGCAATATTTTATACAAGTTTTTAACTTATTCTCATGTCTGTATCTATACTCAAACTCCATATATAGACCAAATGCAATATCTTCTGTTATCATCTTGCACTCATCTCTCAGACCAAAACACAAAACACACACAAACAAGAAGAAGAAAAACCATGGACGTCGCGATGAGACCAACGGTGGATATTCCACCGAGAAAGCTTCTCTTGGCTGAGTCTTCCCCTCGTTATTCGCCGCGTAAGCATAATTGGAACAGCAAGGTCAGCAACAAGATCGCCATACCTGAGCGTGAAGAAGAAAAAGAAGACAACAATAACAGCAAGGAGACTACTAAAGAGTATTGTTATGATTCCGACACCGATGATCCTTACGCAAGCGAACATTTCCGTATGTTCGAGTTCAAGATCCGACGTTGCACACGTAGCCGGAGCCACGACTGGACTGATTGTCCTTTCGCTCATCCCGGAGAGAAAGCTCGCCGTCGTGACCCTCGTCGGTTTCAATACTCAGCTGAGGTTTGTCCCGAGTTTCGTCGTGACGGTGATTGCAGCCGTGGAGACGACTGTGAGTTTGCTCATGGAGTCTTCGAGTGTTGGCTACATCCTATTCGTTACCGTACTGAAGCTTGTAAAGACGGTAAACACTGTAAAAGAAAAGTCTGTTTCTTTGCTCATTCGCCACGTCAGCTTAGGGTTCTTCCACCGGAAAATGTTTCCGGCGGCTCAGCCTCAGCTTCTCCGGCCAAGAACCCTTGTTGCATGTTTTGTAGCAGCTCTCCGACGAGCACTCTTTTGGGTAATTTGTCTCATCTGTCTCGATCTCCGTCCTTATCTCCACCTTTGTCTCCGGCTTCTCACAAAGCCGCTGCCTTTTCGCGGCTGAGGAACCGCGCCGCTTCTACTGTTTCAGAAGCTGTTTCTGCTGCAGCAGCAGCTGGGTCGGTTAACTATAATGATGTTTTAACCGAGCTTGTGAACTCGTTGGACTCGATTAACCTAGCGGAAGCATTGCATGTGAGTTCCTCTTCTCCCGTTACAACGCCTGTTTCTGGCGCCGCTGCGGCTGCGTTTGCATCATCCTGCGGTTTGAGCAACCAGCGTCTCCATCTCCAGCAACAACAAAGTAGTCCTTTACAATTTGCCCTCTCGCCTTCCACTCCAAGTTACCTAACCAACTCGCCTAGGCCGAACATCTTCAGTGGAGAATTCACTCCTCCCCAGAGACAAATAAACGAGTTCACGGCAGTCAGGGACAAGACTAGTTTTGAGGATGGTTCTTGTGGTGACCCTGATCTTGGATGGGTCAATGATCTCTTGACCTAATCCTAAAACGTGGAAGGTGGATGAGATTTGACGTTCATTTCGGCGATCGATCATGGGGAAAATAATGGTGCGCAACTGTTTGGTCAAAATATGCATGGAGGAGATTGTCTTTAAAATTTGTTATAAAGATTTTATTGTTTTACAGATTTCCACGGAAGCTAATCAAGAATCATCTGTGTATTGTCGTTTACATTTTAGAATTCTCTTTCTGGTGGATTTTTATCCAATAATATGTAATGATCTTGTAATACTATTACTATATGTGGCTTCGGATTGTGTAATGTTTCACCATTTCTATATATATTTTTTCGTTTCAGTGTATATTTATTTTCGTTAGATCGTTAACAGTTGATTCGGACTATGTACCATCTACCATTTGACGGATGGATTTTGATGATACTTAATACATTGAGAAGGAAAGAAAGTAGGTTATGTACAGAACGCGTAAGAGTGTATATAAACATATCATGATTTAGATTCACGCTTAACTAAAAAAATATGATGATGTTAGAAAAAAGTGGGTATATACTAATATCATTCTTTTGCTATAACAATGATATATCATTCTTGAAAATGCTCATCTCATCATGAAACGTGTTGTGTTCATGAATAATGTTCATATATAATATATTAGATACATATGCACTCTCGAATTATTCATCTCTTACCTTGAAACGTGTTATATGTTTTTGCTTGTCTGACGACGAGAGTATATAGTTTGTACACAGTTGCACAAGACGATTTGATCATATTCTCTTTCCTCTATCTACAAAAAAAACTCTGTTAAGTTCTCTGATTGTTCCTTTCTGGCCGCCACACGAGATCAATTAGTTTTCATAGGAGGCAATGAGGCATGTAGACATTGAGACGTTTCCATTTAGCATTATACTATGTGGGACACATACATGCAAGTAGGGAATCTACGAACATGTTACATGTACATACTCCTGTTGTGGATTATAGTATATCATAGAGAGATGAAAAACAAAAAAAATAGTATTACTACGTATTTTCCATGATGCATTAACTGATAGAGATGTACCACCATGATGTGAGTGCGAGGTCTATGTGATTGACATATGTACACATTGAGACGTGTCCACTGACATTATACTATGTGGGACACATATATGCGAATGAATGTACTCTCGTGGATTATACTCGTTCATATTGTAACATAGATTATACATAGTCTAAATTTATAACTATGTATTGCCATGATGCAGTGATTGATAAGACACTTCCTAAATAAATTTTCATTTGAATATGTTTGTGTGAGTAAGTATCACCCTGATGAGAGTGCGCGTGAGGAGCTAAATTAAGGTCTGGATTCAGATCTAATCGACAAAACAATCTTTCTTTGGTCGAGTATGAACCGGTCACGGTTTATTTACTAGTTTAAATTTTCAGAAATTATCTAGTGCCAGTGGATTAAATTAAATTCATTTCTTGCAGTTTCTTGGATCAAAGATAGTGACGGGAACTGAAAATAAACATACCAAACATAACTCGCAACTTTTGATATTGTATAAATTTATAAGTGATTGGTAGGTTTCACATCTCATAAAAGACAAGTAAACTGAGATTTAACACTTACTCAAAAACTTCTTTGGTATCAAATAAAAAAGTTTATTTTCTTTTCAAGGCTCAAACTCTTCTTGACCACCTTCCAAACTCTTGTAGTATTCCTCCATAGTTTCGAACTCGTTGGGATGATCATTTCCTCGAGCACGCTCATACCTGCGGCTAGGCGTATATTCGGAACTCCTACCTCTTGTGTCGTAGAAGTACTTACCGTTCTCCATGAACCTTGTATCACTCATACCTTGTCTCTCTTCTTCATTACCGTAACCTCTCCTATTATCATTATAATTGTTGGTAGTGTAAGTGTATCCATTATTGTTGTACTTGTCCTTTTGCTCACTAAGATCTTCTTGGGACTCTTCTTCCTCCTCAAACTCCTCAGGTAATTGGTTGTTGCTCTTTTCTTGGTCAAATGTAGCCATCAATTTCTCGAACTCTTCGTCTGTGGTCGTTGTTGAAACCGGCCATGACTCTTTGGTTTGAGGAATCATACCTGAACCTGGCCCGAAAGGCCCGTCACCGAGTTTTCCATTGGCTTGGGCTGGACCCGGAGCAGGAGCTGGGGCTAGAGCTACCTCTTTTTTGTTTGGACGATCTAAGTGAGTGAACTTGCTAAAGAAGAGCTTACCTTCTCTACCTTCAACATTGTTCCCAATGAAGCACAAAACAGCGACAAGGAAACAAAAAGTTGACTTAACACCGAATGAAGCCATCAAAGAATAGAGAAAAGAGGAGAGACTGAGAGACTTCAGTGATTTGAGATGTTTATTTGGTGTTTGAGTGAGTTTATGTATAAATAGAAATTATAGAATTAACAAATTAGTAAAAAGGCCGACCAAACATGCGAGGATTGGGGAGGGACATTCGTCATTCACGGCGAGTAGTTTTTAATTTGTGTTATCTAAAGTTGATTGGTCAAAAAAAAGAAGAAAACCCAAGAAAATAACGTTAGCTATATACATGACTTTTGATTTTTCTCTTTAATATTTGGTAGTTGAGTTACTTGAAATTGAAGGTTAGCATTAGATCATGATTTGTGGTAGAATAATAATGTCAAAGCATATACGTATAGCTATAATGCTCTAAAATGTCCACTTCTATGATTTATCACAAGCTTTTGAAAACCATGACTACTAAACTTGCTAAAGTTGTTAGTTAAACATGATTTATCATTGAATAATAGGTTAGTATTTTGGTTTATAACAAAAGAAATCTGGTAGATGTGATAATTCAATAGACTTAAAAAAGAAAACAATGAGGAAGAATGGGTGTGAATCCAATTTGGAAATAAGTGAATATTTAGGTATTTACTGATAAGTAAGAGACTTTTGGGGGTTGGGTCCATGTGACAATGTTATATGAAGATTTTTTCTTTATCAAATATTGTTTAGTGTGAAATCGAAGCTATTCAGTGCTTTTGACCTTTTGTCCCGTGATCATAGGAAATGATCTACTGGTGTTTTCAACATTTGTTGTAAAATAACTAATAAATTATTCTGTTATAATATTATTCATATGTGATTTTTAATACTTTTTCCAGCAGTTCTCCATAATATTGAAATATCCATATAGAATATCTAATCAATAAAATAATAGTAGATTTAAATTTATTCAAAAATTTTAAAAGCTGGATCCATTAAAAATAACATACCTAAAAGAATTTTTAAAACTATGAGAAGCATTTTTTGCTACTAATCTTCCTAGGATTATTTCTATAGTAAAAGATTCTCATTATAAATGCTCGAGACTATTTCTTTTTGCTTTTGTTACAAACTGTACAAGCATTGCATCACCATTATTATGTGAGTGAGAAAATAGTTTTAATGTTTCATTACAAATGTAAACAAAATGTTATAAACAATACTTTTGATTGAAACATAAAATTATTACCAACATAACATTTCAGAATATATTTAACATTGTTTTTACAAAGTCCAAACAGATTTTAACAATCACACCACCAAATATAAGTCCACATATTTCAAAGCATTGCAAATATATTAACTACGTTATTCAATGATTCAAGTGACAAATATATTAAACTAGATCCCACAAACAAATATATTAACTTACGTTCATCCAAAAGTTTGTAAACCCAAAAAACAAAAAATAAAACAGAGACAAAATAAAAATGTAATCAAACAGAGTTAAAGACAATTCATAGACGGTTTAAGTGAAGAAAAATAATGTTCATTCTTTTTGTTTCCTCCAGTCCATTTATCTTCAGGTGTGGTACGGTTTCTTAAATTGAAGTTTATGACAAATCTGGCAGTTTGACATCGCTTCACCAGTTGCCTCCATTGATCAGCAGCATGTGCCCGATTTGCAACGGAGTTAGGCAGATCACGCTTTTCCATAATCATTTCCGTAGGAAGAATTCCTGCAGAAGACTGTTATAACTGCGTTCACCAGAACGTAACAGACTATTAAAGCCGTCAGCTTCTTCGTAGGTCGGGTTCAGAGTCCTAGTTACATGTAATCCTTCTAATAAGGTGTTAAAACTTTCCAACTGAAAAGGTAAAATAAAACAATCAAAAACCAAATTTTTTTTTTATGAGAATCAATTTTTTTTTGCTACTAATCTTCCTAGGATTATTTCTATAGTAAAAGATTCTCATTATAAATGCTCGACACTATTTTTTTTTTTGCTTTTGTTACAACCTGTACAAGCATTGCATCACCATTATTATGCGAGTGAGAGAATAGTTTTAATGTTTCATTACAAATGTAAACAAAACGTTATAAACAATACTTTTGATTGAAACATAAAATTATTATTAAAATAACATTTCAAAATATATTTAACATTGTTTTTACAAAGTCCAAACAGATTTTAACGATCACACCACCAAATACAAGTCCACATATTTCAAAGCATTGCAACATCATCATGATGTTAGTTAACAACAATTTGATCAACTTAGTCGGATCAAATCATCAACTTGCATGAGTTAAAATTTTGAATGATTTTTTATTGATAACTCAAAAATTAAATCAAGTGAAATTTTATACATTAGAAGTCGAGTTAGTGTTTTTCTTTGTTTTCTACTAATCTTCCTAGGATTATTTTCTATTTTTTTAAACAATTTTACGATTGTTACTTTTAGTAGTTACCAAATTTTCAAAAACAAAATAACCACTAAGTCAAGTACTTTAATAAACTAGCAAAGTTATTCCTACAGTTTTAATTTTAATTCTCATTTGGTAACTAATAGTTTTACATACAAAAAATTCTACGTAAATATATATATATATATACCCTTTGTTATAAGATATGAATATGTTTAAATA
Proteins encoded:
- the LOC106310648 gene encoding zinc finger CCCH domain-containing protein 2; its protein translation is MQYLLLSSCTHLSDQNTKHTQTRRRKTMDVAMRPTVDIPPRKLLLAESSPRYSPRKHNWNSKVSNKIAIPEREEEKEDNNNSKETTKEYCYDSDTDDPYASEHFRMFEFKIRRCTRSRSHDWTDCPFAHPGEKARRRDPRRFQYSAEVCPEFRRDGDCSRGDDCEFAHGVFECWLHPIRYRTEACKDGKHCKRKVCFFAHSPRQLRVLPPENVSGGSASASPAKNPCCMFCSSSPTSTLLGNLSHLSRSPSLSPPLSPASHKAAAFSRLRNRAASTVSEAVSAAAAAGSVNYNDVLTELVNSLDSINLAEALHVSSSSPVTTPVSGAAAAAFASSCGLSNQRLHLQQQQSSPLQFALSPSTPSYLTNSPRPNIFSGEFTPPQRQINEFTAVRDKTSFEDGSCGDPDLGWVNDLLT
- the LOC106310051 gene encoding protein E6-like; amino-acid sequence: MASFGVKSTFCFLVAVLCFIGNNVEGREGKLFFSKFTHLDRPNKKEVALAPAPAPGPAQANGKLGDGPFGPGSGMIPQTKESWPVSTTTTDEEFEKLMATFDQEKSNNQLPEEFEEEEESQEDLSEQKDKYNNNGYTYTTNNYNDNRRGYGNEEERQGMSDTRFMENGKYFYDTRGRSSEYTPSRRYERARGNDHPNEFETMEEYYKSLEGGQEEFEP